From the genome of Scytonema hofmannii PCC 7110, one region includes:
- a CDS encoding CgeB family protein — protein sequence MKIIITGGTGGTNVGDALFKAALNSNLKPVFVNMQSAFEASKLIKSINWHLRGRYPSRLQAFSQNIVQRCLAQQTEVLMTTGIAPISHQALSELSDRGIKKINFLTDDPWNPVLYSPWFLKALPYYDIVFSPRRDNINDLLQLGCSHVQYLPFGFNEELFYPETSITLEEKYQYDCDVIFVGGADSDRRPWINALICAGLKVNLYGAYWERYPETKSSLRGYANPRTLRLATRTAKVALCLVRKSNRDGHVMRSFEIPAIGGCMLTEDTQEHREIFGDEGKAVVYFRTIPEMVEKAQWLLNHDTERHRLAQNAHLLIAQGRHTYKDRLKTMLSLEEYHLQLQS from the coding sequence ATGAAAATTATCATAACTGGCGGAACGGGTGGTACAAATGTTGGTGATGCTTTGTTCAAAGCTGCACTCAATTCCAATCTGAAGCCTGTGTTTGTCAATATGCAATCAGCATTTGAGGCTTCAAAATTAATTAAGTCTATAAATTGGCATCTACGGGGAAGATATCCATCTCGACTGCAAGCTTTTAGTCAGAATATTGTTCAAAGGTGTTTGGCGCAACAAACTGAGGTTCTCATGACAACAGGTATTGCTCCTATCTCTCACCAAGCATTATCTGAACTTAGCGATCGCGGAATTAAGAAAATTAACTTTCTCACTGACGATCCTTGGAATCCAGTACTTTACTCTCCTTGGTTTCTCAAAGCACTGCCCTATTACGATATAGTTTTTTCTCCCCGTCGTGACAATATCAACGATCTTCTGCAACTTGGATGTTCTCATGTTCAATATTTACCCTTTGGGTTTAATGAAGAGTTATTTTATCCGGAAACGTCAATAACTCTAGAAGAAAAATATCAGTATGATTGTGATGTTATTTTTGTAGGCGGTGCTGACAGCGATCGCAGACCCTGGATAAACGCACTCATTTGCGCTGGTCTGAAAGTCAATCTTTACGGTGCTTACTGGGAACGCTACCCAGAAACCAAATCAAGTTTGCGAGGATATGCCAATCCACGGACACTTAGGTTAGCCACTCGCACAGCTAAAGTAGCACTCTGTTTGGTAAGAAAATCCAATCGTGATGGTCACGTCATGAGAAGCTTTGAAATTCCAGCCATTGGTGGTTGTATGTTGACCGAAGACACTCAAGAACATCGAGAGATTTTTGGAGACGAAGGCAAAGCAGTTGTTTATTTCAGAACTATTCCAGAGATGGTAGAAAAAGCTCAGTGGTTGTTAAATCACGATACCGAACGCCATCGCCTTGCTCAAAATGCTCATTTGTTGATCGCTCAAGGTAGACACACATACAAAGACCGCTTAAAAACTATGTTGTCTTTGGAAGAATATCATCTGCAACTCCAATCATGA
- a CDS encoding glycosyltransferase family 4 protein — translation MKLKIAIVVHGRFHSFDLARELINQGHDLTLFTNYPKKVVEKFGIPQKCVQSFLLHGVLSRVVHRLHEILGTSDFEAFLHSKFSNWAARSLVKQDYQVVYVFSGIAEEIFQVLSEQPIHKTLVRGSSHIRTQFQLLLEEEKRTGKTVEKPSEWIIAREEREYQLADTVICLSAFAQQSFIHRNISKDKLKVLSLGTQLEKFRPDEKLIEARYNRILSGQRLNILMVGTFSFRKGVYDFVKIASLAKDFASFQFVGSIADEALDLQKSSEFIEFIPRQPQFELPKFYAKADIFIFTTLEDGYAVVLSQAQAAGLPILTTTNCSGPDILLEDWTGWVFPIRSPKSFVERLKWCHENRQDLAQMVWRVYHGYKPRDWAEVAANFISIHTNLLVGGG, via the coding sequence ATGAAACTTAAAATTGCCATTGTTGTTCATGGGCGCTTTCATTCTTTTGACTTGGCGCGAGAGCTGATTAATCAAGGTCACGATCTGACTTTGTTTACTAATTATCCCAAAAAGGTTGTAGAAAAATTTGGAATTCCTCAAAAGTGTGTTCAAAGTTTTTTACTACATGGTGTTTTAAGCCGTGTTGTTCATCGATTGCATGAAATCTTGGGTACTTCCGACTTTGAAGCTTTTCTTCATTCCAAATTCTCTAACTGGGCTGCTCGGTCTTTAGTTAAACAGGACTATCAAGTTGTCTATGTCTTTAGTGGCATTGCTGAAGAAATTTTTCAGGTTTTGTCCGAGCAACCTATACATAAAACGCTGGTCAGAGGTTCTTCTCATATTCGGACTCAATTTCAGCTTTTATTGGAGGAGGAAAAACGAACTGGTAAAACTGTAGAAAAGCCAAGTGAGTGGATAATTGCTCGAGAAGAGCGAGAATATCAATTGGCTGATACAGTGATATGTCTGTCAGCTTTTGCCCAACAATCTTTTATTCATCGCAATATAAGCAAAGATAAACTTAAAGTTCTTAGCCTTGGTACTCAATTAGAGAAATTTCGCCCTGATGAGAAGCTTATTGAAGCTCGATATAACAGAATACTTTCCGGACAACGTCTTAATATTTTGATGGTCGGAACCTTTTCTTTTCGTAAAGGAGTTTATGATTTTGTTAAAATAGCATCACTGGCAAAGGATTTTGCTTCGTTTCAATTTGTTGGATCTATTGCTGATGAAGCCCTAGATTTACAAAAAAGTAGCGAATTTATTGAATTTATTCCCCGGCAACCCCAGTTTGAGTTACCAAAGTTTTATGCAAAGGCGGATATTTTTATCTTCACTACGCTTGAAGATGGTTACGCCGTTGTTTTATCTCAAGCTCAAGCTGCTGGATTACCAATTTTAACTACAACAAATTGCTCCGGTCCGGATATTCTTTTAGAAGATTGGACGGGTTGGGTTTTTCCAATTCGCAGCCCTAAGAGTTTTGTAGAGAGGCTAAAGTGGTGTCATGAAAATCGACAAGACTTGGCACAAATGGTGTGGAGAGTTTATCATGGCTACAAACCCAGGGATTGGGCAGAGGTAGCAGCAAATTTTATTAGTATTCATACAAACTTGCTTGTGGGAGGAGGTTAG